A stretch of Apostichopus japonicus isolate 1M-3 chromosome 9, ASM3797524v1, whole genome shotgun sequence DNA encodes these proteins:
- the LOC139974381 gene encoding fibrinogen-like protein A: protein MDDTQSFHLDWSDYKAGFGNLSENFWLGNEKIYSLTNQRQYELRIDLGNVYNQKFYAVCDSFSISDESQEYTLRLGSYSGDAGDALSFHKDYPFSTRDNDNDALDYPSSYENIAAQEQGGWWHRNYPLSGYVSSLNSAEWYPESLWHTEEVGMAQINYSDMKIRAIA, encoded by the exons ATGGATGACACTCAAAGTTTTCATCTGGATTGGAGTGACTATAAAGCGGGCTTTGGTAACCTAAGTGAGAACTTCTGGCTTGGAAACGAGAAGATCTACAGCTTGACAAATCAAAGACAATACGAGCTGCGCATCGACTTGGGTAATGTTTACAACCAGAAATTCTACGCCGTATGCGATTCCTTTAGTATTTCCGACGAATCACAAGAATATACTCTACGGCTTGGATCATACTCTGGAGATGCAG GTGACGCATTATCCTTCCATAAAGACTACCCGTTCAGTACAAGAGACAATGACAACGATGCACTTGATTACCCAAGCTCGTATGAAAATATAGCTGCTCAAGAACAAGGGGGATGGTGGCACAGAAATTATCCATTAAGCGGTTACGTAAGCTCTCTTAACAGCGCCGAATGGTATCCCGAGTCTTTGTGGCATACTGAAGAAGTAGGCATGGCCCAAATCAATTATTCAGACATGAAAATCCGGGCAATCGCTTAA